The Nocardia arthritidis genome has a window encoding:
- a CDS encoding ATP-grasp domain-containing protein, whose protein sequence is MNTSDDALLVIGSGLRVYREYLVRSAHARARTHGLDLILLNNLEPTWQRDYFDDFVVANLFDHDILMAKGREIARRRSIVGLLCWDEPLVQPAADLADELGVPGLSPAGVRGCRDKNRTRTVLTAAGLVQPRFALTDTVAQARAAAARIGYPVVVKPQALGASMGVVLARDERELTVAFGVAAGASTIGDAPFRDTALVEEFAVGPEISIDAAVYKGEYLPMFLARKRTGMEPYFEEVGHIVDADDPLLRDEALLRTLSDAHRELGVENGITHSEVRFTARGPLIIEINGRLGGDLIPFLGKIATGIDPGEVLVDIATGRRPTLARTRNAVAGIRFGYPEHDCVVRSVRVPEWGPGLVTAAAMVEPGAELRLPPGGYIARHSFVVCAAADPARCAEFLDAAADSVRLDGEPLEPLTAGAAFTLPAGLLDADK, encoded by the coding sequence ATGAACACCTCCGACGACGCACTGCTGGTGATCGGCAGCGGGCTGCGGGTATATCGCGAATACCTGGTCCGGTCCGCGCACGCTCGGGCCAGGACACACGGGCTGGATCTGATCCTGCTGAACAACCTCGAACCCACCTGGCAGCGAGACTATTTCGACGATTTCGTCGTCGCCAACCTCTTCGATCACGACATCCTCATGGCGAAGGGCCGCGAAATCGCCCGTAGGCGAAGCATTGTCGGCCTGCTGTGCTGGGACGAACCTCTGGTGCAACCCGCCGCGGACCTGGCCGATGAACTCGGCGTACCCGGACTGAGCCCCGCCGGCGTGCGCGGTTGCCGGGACAAGAACCGGACCAGGACGGTGCTCACCGCCGCCGGACTGGTGCAGCCGCGTTTCGCGCTCACCGACACCGTGGCACAGGCGCGGGCCGCCGCCGCGCGCATCGGCTACCCGGTGGTGGTGAAGCCGCAGGCGCTCGGCGCGAGCATGGGTGTCGTACTCGCCCGCGACGAGCGCGAATTGACGGTGGCGTTCGGCGTCGCGGCCGGCGCGAGCACCATCGGCGACGCGCCGTTCCGGGACACCGCGCTGGTCGAGGAGTTCGCGGTGGGTCCGGAGATCAGCATCGACGCCGCGGTCTACAAGGGTGAGTACCTGCCGATGTTCCTGGCGCGCAAGCGAACCGGAATGGAGCCGTATTTCGAGGAGGTCGGGCATATCGTCGACGCCGACGATCCGCTGCTGCGCGACGAGGCGTTGCTGCGCACACTGTCCGACGCGCACCGGGAACTCGGTGTCGAGAACGGCATCACGCACAGCGAGGTGCGGTTCACCGCGCGCGGCCCGCTGATCATCGAGATCAACGGGCGGCTCGGCGGCGATCTGATTCCGTTCCTCGGCAAGATCGCCACCGGGATCGATCCGGGCGAGGTGCTCGTCGATATCGCGACCGGGCGGCGGCCGACCCTGGCCCGGACGCGAAATGCCGTGGCGGGTATCCGTTTCGGCTATCCGGAGCACGACTGCGTCGTCCGCTCGGTGCGGGTGCCCGAGTGGGGACCCGGTCTGGTGACGGCGGCGGCGATGGTCGAGCCCGGCGCCGAATTGCGGCTGCCGCCGGGCGGATACATCGCGCGGCACTCGTTCGTGGTGTGCGCGGCGGCGGATCCGGCCCGATGCGCCGAATTCCTGGACGCCGCGGCGGATTCCGTGCGATTGGACGGCGAGCCGCTGGAACCGCTCACCGCCGGTGCGGCTTTCACGCTGCCCGCCGGACTGCTGGACGCCGACAAATGA
- a CDS encoding FAD-binding oxidoreductase has protein sequence MNELAELRAGRVRYPGEPGFAAATAPFNKRYADLRPAAALSVRGAVDVARAIDWARTEGVRVAVRGGGHSYAGYSAGAELVLDLRALDDIRVDARSGLVTVGGGTRCGALYSVLQRHDLAFPLGNSDDVGIGGLVLGGGVAAVSRAFGLTADALVRTEIVLADGTIRTCDATEHADLFWACRGGGGGNFGVNTSFTFQARAPRPSATCLVLWEWAHAREVLAILQKIMAAAPDEFAARIGASRAGRAAGTVSIVGQHLGTAAELRELLAPALAAQQPRHCDIGDRSYWAAKDFLRHETSGDPFAARTRCTAEPLPEAGIETIVAALDRWPGSGNPDGAGVALFTWGGAISRIPVADTAFPHRDTLFLISMDTSWSRLDRARTVWCNLEWLDGLYAEMGAYAGDGAYVNFTDPSLPHWRSSYYGPNRSRLVEIKRRYDPDRFFDFPQAL, from the coding sequence ATGAACGAGCTCGCCGAGCTGCGCGCCGGGCGGGTTCGCTATCCGGGCGAACCCGGATTCGCCGCCGCGACAGCACCTTTCAACAAGCGTTACGCCGATTTGCGGCCCGCCGCCGCGCTATCGGTGCGCGGCGCGGTCGATGTCGCGCGCGCGATCGACTGGGCCCGCACCGAGGGGGTGCGGGTGGCGGTGCGCGGCGGCGGGCACAGCTATGCCGGTTACTCGGCGGGCGCGGAGCTGGTGCTCGATCTGCGCGCGCTCGACGATATCCGGGTCGACGCGCGATCCGGGCTGGTCACGGTCGGCGGCGGAACACGGTGTGGCGCACTTTATTCGGTATTGCAGCGGCACGATCTGGCGTTCCCGCTGGGAAATTCGGACGATGTCGGCATCGGCGGGCTGGTGCTCGGCGGCGGTGTCGCCGCCGTATCCCGCGCCTTCGGGCTGACCGCCGACGCGCTGGTGCGGACCGAGATCGTGTTGGCCGACGGCACCATTCGCACCTGCGACGCCACCGAACATGCCGACCTGTTCTGGGCCTGCCGCGGTGGCGGGGGCGGAAACTTCGGTGTGAACACATCTTTCACCTTCCAGGCGCGGGCGCCGCGGCCCAGTGCCACCTGCCTCGTGCTCTGGGAATGGGCGCATGCCCGCGAGGTGCTGGCGATATTGCAGAAGATCATGGCGGCCGCGCCCGACGAATTCGCGGCCAGGATCGGAGCGAGTCGTGCGGGCCGGGCGGCCGGGACGGTGTCCATCGTCGGCCAACATCTCGGCACCGCGGCCGAATTGCGTGAACTCCTCGCACCCGCGCTCGCGGCGCAACAGCCGCGACATTGCGATATCGGAGATCGATCGTATTGGGCGGCAAAGGATTTCCTGCGCCACGAGACCTCCGGCGATCCATTCGCCGCGCGCACCCGCTGCACGGCGGAACCGCTCCCGGAGGCGGGTATCGAGACGATCGTCGCCGCCCTCGATCGCTGGCCGGGCAGCGGCAATCCGGACGGCGCCGGTGTCGCGCTGTTCACCTGGGGCGGGGCCATAAGTCGGATCCCGGTGGCGGACACCGCGTTCCCGCATCGCGACACCCTGTTCCTGATCTCGATGGACACCTCGTGGAGCCGACTGGATCGGGCGCGGACGGTATGGTGCAACCTCGAATGGCTCGACGGCCTGTACGCGGAGATGGGCGCGTACGCGGGCGATGGCGCCTACGTCAACTTCACCGATCCGAGCCTGCCGCACTGGCGTTCGTCCTATTACGGTCCGAACCGGTCGCGGCTGGTCGAGATCAAACGGCGCTACGACCCGGATCGTTTCTTCGACTTTCCGCAGGCGTTATGA
- a CDS encoding flavin reductase family protein, with translation MNGCTADLGGQLREPPGPVPEFDGPDASMPLRPSGITADALRDTMRDFATGVAIVATYVEHTGIRVHDAVTVNSLTSLSLSPPLVSISLRRDSRFRADLETSRVWSISILDGESQWLAAYFARERIERAAALGSVRTRPGPHTGALLFDAAGWLECVLERGYEVGDHTLFVGAVVGSGTHRKSSRLVFLRGGYHVLPSG, from the coding sequence ATGAACGGGTGCACAGCGGATCTCGGCGGACAGCTGAGGGAACCGCCGGGACCGGTACCGGAATTCGATGGCCCGGACGCATCGATGCCGTTGCGGCCCAGCGGAATTACCGCCGATGCCCTGCGCGACACCATGCGCGACTTCGCGACCGGGGTCGCCATCGTGGCGACATATGTCGAGCACACCGGTATCCGGGTGCACGACGCCGTCACCGTCAACTCGCTGACGTCGCTGTCGCTGTCGCCGCCGCTGGTGTCCATCAGCCTGCGCCGCGACTCCCGGTTCCGCGCGGATCTGGAGACGTCGAGGGTGTGGTCGATTTCCATACTCGATGGCGAATCACAGTGGCTGGCAGCCTATTTCGCACGCGAGCGGATCGAGCGCGCCGCCGCGCTCGGTTCGGTGCGCACCCGGCCCGGCCCGCACACCGGCGCACTGCTGTTCGATGCGGCGGGCTGGCTGGAATGCGTGCTGGAGCGCGGTTACGAGGTCGGTGACCACACGCTGTTCGTCGGCGCGGTCGTCGGGTCCGGCACCCACCGCAAGAGCAGCCGCCTGGTGTTCCTGCGCGGCGGCTACCACGTACTACCTTCCGGCTAG